One genomic segment of Primulina tabacum isolate GXHZ01 chromosome 9, ASM2559414v2, whole genome shotgun sequence includes these proteins:
- the LOC142504501 gene encoding uncharacterized protein LOC142504501 → MGNLTHNDAYNIKSHANSSFLNIDDESDINANSKGQVGERKKGNRCRTYHKKESIVANFFLPFPLSSLAGFLVTLSQEHSTSEEKTPPFMLSATMFSLNGSSFLNNSISGLYLSSTKSTHRRAAATPVLVAAVSSNGRPGDRNVTILMENTLKEMRETAPSSPTPSPVSEEEFNSTVGGGVEDVYGVDSL, encoded by the exons ATGGGCAATTTAACACATAACG ATGCATAtaatataaaatcacatgcaaatTCTAGTTtcttgaatattgatgatgaaTCTGATATAAATGCGAACTCCAAAGGACAAGTAGGAGAGAGGAAGAAAGGAAACCGGTGCCGCACATACCATAAGAAGGAATCCATTGTCGCCAATTTTTTCCTTCCTTTTCCCCTCTCTTCTCTCGCCGGCTTTCTCGTTACGTTGTCTCAAGAACACAGCACGTCGGAAGAAAAGACTCCACCTTTTATGCTATCTGCCACCATGTTTTCATTAAATGGAAGCAGTTTTCTG AATAATTCGATTTCCGGGTTGTACCTGAGCTCGACAAAGTCTACACATCGAAGGGCTGCGGCAACTCCGGTACTGGTAGCTGCCGTTAGCTCAAATGGCAGACCAGGTGATCGAAACGTCACCATTTTGATGGAAAATACGCTGAAGGAAATGAGGGAAACTGCTCCCTCGTCGCCAACACCATCACCAGTGAGTGAAGAAGAATTTAATTCCACCGTCGGTGGCGGTGTTGAGGACGTGTACGGTGTGGATAGCCTTTAA